In Candidatus Eremiobacterota bacterium, a single window of DNA contains:
- a CDS encoding cob(I)yrinic acid a,c-diamide adenosyltransferase, which yields MPKLTRIYTRTGDDGTTGLVGGQRVKKNALRIEAYGTVDELSSVIGLARAGLAEVQRTRPVQDLRRAHEVARELDAWLAWTQDALFNLGSDLATLPKDRWEGMPLIGPDDAKALERAIDRAQQDLEPLANFIHPGGSYPGAFLHQARTVCRRAERLLIGMREAGEEISPEVIRYVNRLSDALFVWSRWINHALDQPEYLWNANTAPPEF from the coding sequence ATGCCGAAGCTCACGCGCATCTACACCCGAACCGGCGACGACGGGACGACGGGCCTGGTCGGCGGGCAACGCGTGAAAAAGAACGCGCTGCGGATCGAGGCGTACGGGACGGTCGACGAGCTTTCGTCGGTGATCGGCCTAGCGCGCGCCGGCCTCGCCGAGGTGCAACGCACGCGCCCGGTGCAGGACTTGCGCCGCGCGCACGAGGTCGCGCGCGAGCTCGACGCGTGGCTGGCGTGGACGCAGGACGCGCTCTTCAACTTGGGCAGCGATCTCGCGACGCTCCCGAAAGACCGCTGGGAAGGGATGCCGCTTATCGGCCCGGACGACGCGAAAGCGCTGGAGCGCGCGATCGACCGCGCGCAGCAAGACTTGGAGCCGCTCGCGAACTTCATCCACCCCGGCGGCTCGTATCCCGGCGCGTTCCTGCACCAAGCGCGCACGGTCTGCCGCCGCGCCGAACGGCTGCTGATCGGAATGCGCGAAGCCGGCGAAGAGATCTCGCCGGAAGTGATCCGCTACGTGAACCGGCTGTCGGACGCGCTGTTCGTCTGGTCTCGCTGGATCAACCACGCCCTCGACCAGCCCGAGTATCTTTGGAACGCGAACACCGCGCCGCCGGAGTTTTGA
- a CDS encoding ribbon-helix-helix protein, CopG family, producing MTKTTAVSIPDDLYDEAEKLAKGLGVSRSALYARALARLVHDADTQQITAALNAVYVKQRRGDELIGRPAAIVLEDEGW from the coding sequence GTGACGAAGACCACCGCCGTGTCTATCCCGGACGATCTGTATGATGAGGCCGAGAAGCTCGCTAAAGGCCTTGGCGTTTCGCGCAGCGCCCTGTATGCTCGCGCGCTCGCACGCCTCGTCCACGATGCTGATACCCAACAGATAACTGCGGCATTGAACGCGGTCTACGTTAAACAGCGACGCGGCGACGAGCTCATCGGTCGTCCAGCTGCGATTGTCTTGGAAGACGAAGGGTGGTGA
- a CDS encoding proline--tRNA ligase, which yields MERTLERIPPKSADLSEWYQAVCYQAQLVAQAPVRGCLVLRPYGMGLWERLQAELDRRFKETGHENAYFPLLIPESLLMREAEHVEGFAPEVAWVTQGGNEKLAERLAIRPTSEVLVGVMYAEWVQSYRDLPVLINQWVNVLRWEKRTRPFLRTLEFLWQEGHTAHATREEAAEEVARMLEIYREVAEDVCGVPVYKGEKSASERFPGADNTFSIEALMPDGRALQSGTSHELGQNFARTYDITFAAEDQTQQYVWTTSWGMSWRMLGALIMTHGDDRGLRIPPKMAPVEVVIVPIPRGDTTRLDAAARELLAQCKAAGLRVKLDDNPGQSPGYKFNEWDMRGVPIRLELGNRDLDAGVVTLVRRDKAVKEEGQKQQVPLGEVVRFIPTMLEQIQHNLFAQAKTFLQDHTIPTHDREEFFRLLKERAGMIDVPWCGSAECETAVKEATGATTRNLRPLRELAGDARAVRCVPCGEPARYQAYFAQSY from the coding sequence ATGGAACGAACGCTGGAACGCATCCCGCCGAAGAGCGCGGACCTCTCGGAGTGGTATCAAGCCGTCTGCTATCAGGCGCAGCTGGTCGCGCAGGCGCCCGTGCGCGGTTGCCTCGTGCTGCGGCCGTACGGAATGGGGCTGTGGGAGCGCCTCCAGGCCGAGCTCGACCGCCGCTTCAAAGAGACGGGGCACGAGAACGCCTACTTCCCGCTGCTGATCCCCGAGTCGCTGCTGATGCGCGAGGCGGAGCACGTCGAAGGGTTCGCACCCGAAGTCGCCTGGGTCACGCAAGGCGGAAACGAAAAGCTCGCCGAGCGGCTCGCGATCCGGCCGACCTCCGAAGTGCTGGTCGGCGTGATGTACGCCGAGTGGGTTCAGTCGTACCGCGACTTGCCGGTGCTGATCAACCAGTGGGTCAACGTGTTGCGCTGGGAGAAGCGCACGCGCCCGTTCCTGCGCACGCTGGAGTTTCTGTGGCAAGAGGGCCACACCGCGCACGCGACGCGCGAGGAAGCCGCCGAGGAAGTCGCGCGCATGCTGGAGATCTATCGCGAAGTCGCCGAGGACGTCTGCGGCGTTCCGGTCTACAAAGGCGAGAAGTCCGCCTCCGAGCGCTTTCCGGGCGCCGACAACACGTTTTCGATCGAAGCGCTGATGCCGGACGGGCGCGCGCTGCAGTCGGGGACCTCGCACGAGCTCGGGCAGAACTTCGCCCGCACCTATGACATCACGTTTGCCGCCGAGGACCAGACGCAGCAGTACGTCTGGACGACCTCGTGGGGAATGTCGTGGCGAATGCTGGGCGCGCTCATCATGACGCACGGCGACGATCGCGGTCTGCGCATCCCGCCGAAGATGGCGCCGGTCGAGGTGGTGATCGTACCGATCCCGCGCGGCGACACCACGCGGCTCGACGCTGCGGCGCGCGAGCTGCTCGCGCAGTGCAAGGCCGCCGGCTTGCGGGTGAAGCTCGACGACAACCCGGGCCAGTCGCCGGGCTACAAGTTCAACGAGTGGGACATGCGCGGCGTGCCGATTCGGCTGGAACTCGGCAACCGCGACCTCGACGCCGGCGTCGTGACGCTGGTGCGCCGCGACAAAGCGGTGAAGGAAGAAGGGCAGAAGCAGCAGGTTCCGCTCGGCGAGGTAGTCCGGTTCATTCCGACGATGCTGGAGCAGATTCAGCACAATCTCTTCGCGCAGGCGAAGACGTTCTTGCAGGACCACACCATCCCGACGCACGACCGCGAGGAGTTCTTCCGGTTGCTGAAAGAGCGCGCCGGGATGATCGACGTGCCGTGGTGCGGCAGCGCGGAGTGCGAGACCGCCGTGAAGGAAGCGACGGGCGCGACGACGCGCAATCTGCGCCCTCTGCGAGAGCTTGCGGGTGACGCGCGCGCGGTGAGGTGCGTGCCGTGCGGCGAGCCGGCCCGGTATCAGGCCTATTTCGCGCAGTCGTATTAG